Genomic DNA from Vreelandella subglaciescola:
CAGAATGATCACGAGGCTATTGCTCGCCTTCTTGATGAACCGTCCGCCGCGTTTACCCCGGCGGATCGACTGACAGCCCTGCAGCAACTTGGCCGGCGCAAGCAGGCATACGACGTTGCTGCCGGCCTGCAGGCATCGGGGATGGATATGCGCAGTGACATGGCATCGCTGAGAAAGCGCATGCCCAACCGTGCAGGAGTCTCCGCCAGATCCGGCGAGCTGGGAGATTTGTCCATGAATGAGTTCAAGGCCTCGATCAGCCGGACAGGAGGACGCTGGGGCACTGAGTTGGAGCTGGGTGAGCGTCAACTTGACGGTGATGACCTGGATCTTACGGTGATCGACGAAGGGGTCGATAACGAGCGTTTTGCACAGGTTGGTGCGGCGTATTACGGCGCGCGCAGCAAGGCGCAGGCCAATATCGGCGCAGTGAATAGCGATACGGGAAGCCATCCACAGGCCGGCGTCAGCTATGAGCGGGATATCACCTCCCGCTTTAGCGTCAATGCCGGTATCGATTGGCAGAAGCCTGCGATGACCAACGACTACTTACGTCTGTTTGCCATGCAGGATTCGCTCAGCTTCGGCTTTTCCTGGCAGCCGACCCGGCGTGACCGGTTTATCCTGGAGACCCGCAAGAGCCGCTTCAAAGATCGTTTTGACGGTGATGACATTGGCGATGGGCAGCGGGTGGCGTCCGTGTGGGAGCACGCTCTGGTACAGGGTGCCACACGACGAGTGGGGCTGAGCCTGTTCGCCAGTCACGACGCTCAGCAGGCAGACGACAACATGCCCAGGGCGCTGCAACCCTTGTTACCCACAGATGCTACGCCGGAAGATTTGATAAGCGATGACACCACGTTTCTGGGGGCAGGCATCAGCGTGTCGCGCGGCGTGCCCGGGGAGGCTTATCCGGATGTGGCATCACCCCGCTGGCGGCTTGAGTTCGGCGCGGGACATCAATGGCCCAGCGGTGATTTTGCCGGCAGCGCATCGGTTGCCGTGGGTTCGCGAGTCTTCGGCGGAGACGAGATATCTATTGACGCGTCAATTGACCAAGGCACCGGAGCCGACGCGACGACCCGCGTGAGCGCCGGCATCCAGTATCAGATTTTTCTTGAACCCTGATAGATGACTTTTCCAAAGGATTTTTATATGAAATTTGCTGCTTGGCGTATCGTTTTCCCTCTGTTACTGACGTTGCTGCTTGGTGCCTGCAGTTCCATTCACCAACTTGAGTCAAGCGAGCCGATCGCCCGCGATGCCGGCTGGGCCATGGCGTCTTTATCCAATCATTCCGAGACACCCTTGGCAGGTGAGCGAGCGGCGGGAACGCTATTGACGTTGCTACAACAGCGTGGCTTGTCTCCTTTGCATGAAATCCCGCGCTCCGGGCCGGTGAACCCCTTGGCGTTGGATAACGATGCCGACCTACAGGCTGCCTTGTCCCGGGCTCAGAAGCAGGGTGCTGTGTATGTGGTAACCGGTGCTATCGACGAGTGGCACTACAAAGCCGGGCTTGATGGTGAGCCTGCAGTGGCCGTTAGCCTGCAGGTTCGCAATGCCAATACGGGCATAGTGCTTTGGAGCGCCAGTGGCGCGCGCAGCGGGTGGGGTTTCTCAACGTTGAACGGCGTTGGGGCGGAATTGTTAAGCGATCTGGTTGATGACCTTCCCTTGACGCCTTGAGGTAGACATGAAATCTGTCGATTACCGCATTGGCGAGGCCAATCATCCCATTGCCGTGGATGGTAGTGCTGTTCGCCGCCCCGATGATATTTCGCTCGGCATGCCAGGTCTTTTGCGACGCCTGCTTGAAACATTGTTGCTGGCCCTGCTGTTTCCTGGCCTCGGGCTTTTGCTGAGCCCAGAGGATCCCCTTTTCATGGAGCAGGGAATCCCCTGGCTCCTCATGGTGGCACCGTTATTGATAGGCGTGCGTTACGGAACGTCGCTGGCGCTCTTGGCTGTTGCCATTGAAGCTCTGTTGCTTGGGGCTTCAACCTATGATGTGGAGACGGCAAGGTGGGATGCGGATATTCTGCTTGCCGGGCATGTGATTGCGCTGTGTGTGGTCGCGGTCTTGTGTGGTGAACTGTCGGCTCAGCAGCGGCGAAAGCTGCGCCAGATGCACGTCCTGAATAAAGCGATGGCGCATCGTCAGGAGAGTTTTCTGCGTCATTATCATGTGCTGCGTGTGTCCCATGATCAGCTGGTCGAGCATCTGGCCGCGGCACCCTTTGCGCTGCGGGATACGTTGACTCACCTCGAGCGTCAGTTCTGCGAGAGGTTGGGGGCCCGCCGGGGAAGCTTGGCTGATGTCGGTAATGAAGTGCTGTTATTCATTGCCCAGCATAGCCGTATTCAGCGTGCTGCGCTGATCATGGTCGATGACCAAATGCGACCGCAGCCGCCTGTTGCCTGGCTGGGCGCACAGTGTGAGCTGTCGCTCCAGGATGCCATGTTGCTGGAAAGCATAAGCAGCAAAAAGCTGATTTCACTTCGCGATATGCTGAGTGCAGATGCCAACAGCCCCGTGGCTGTGATTCCTCTGGTAGACGTGGATAGCCGGCTTCATGGTGTCATCGTGGTAATCGACATGCCGTTTATTGATTTCAGTGACAGCCAGATGCACATGTTGACCGTCATCGGAGCACGCTTGGGTGACTTGACGGGCATGGCGCATCAGAACCGCCCGGATTTGAAGACTTCTGTCCGTCAGTGGGTCAAGCACGCGCAGCATGAGCGTCTTTCGTCCTTGTTGGCCAGCGTCACTTTTCAACCTGAGTTGAACGACAAAATACCTGAAGTATTCTGGCTGATTGACTCTCATCGGCGCGGTCTCGACCAGGCCTGGTGTCTGACCGCAAGCGACGGCACTACAACGATCGTTCTCCTGATGCCTCTGTCGCCGGCGAAAGATATTCAGGCCTACAAGGAGCGAATGGCGCCGCTTATCGAACAAACGCTTGAGAGCCATGCTGAAGCCACGAGTATCGACTGGCTTTATCGTGCGGTGGATGGCACGGCGACAGCCGATGAGTTACTCCGTGCCTTGGTCGATGGGGAAGAAATGCATGCGAGCCTTTGAGCTGTTGATCCGTATTTTTCTTTATCTCACTGGTAGCGCCTTGCAATGCCTGGCGTTCTGGCAGTGGCTTTTCCCGGCATCTCTTCCACAGGCTGTGCCGTATTGGCCATTGTATGCCGGCAACGATCCGGAGCCGCTTGTCCTTGTTTATGTGGCAGGTGCTTTCTTGCAGGCCATAAGTGTTTGCGGATGGGGGCGTCTCCGTGAAAAAGCACTGTATGGCCGGTTTCTGTGCGTTGTATTGGTAATGCTCGCTTTGCCGATAGTTGGCAGTGCCGGCGTTGCCCTTATTATCCTGTCTACGGCCTTTATGCCTCGCGATGACAGCGCGGCACGTTACACGTCTTATTCACTCCCGGGCCTGATGAATCAGGAAGTTGAACCGCCGGCTCTGTCTAGCCAGGCGCTACGCGAGGGGCTGGCCAGTGTCTTGACGTCAGCAAGCGACCCCCGGCGGCGGCAGAAAGCACTGCTGCAAGCCCAGCATTTGCCTCTTCGTCGCGCTGTGGCATTGATGCGCATCGGGGTGGGGGATGATGCTGATGAAGTTCGCTTGCTGGGGTATTCGATGTTGGATCGGCTGGAGCGAAGGCTGGAAACCGAGCTTGGCCATCTGAGAAAACGTCTCGAAAAAGAAGGTGACCCGCTGGGCAATATCCACGTTGCCTTGGCCAGCCTGTGTGGGGAATACGCTTACCTGGAGCTGACCCAGGGAAAGGTGAGAGAGGCGATGCTGGATGAGGCGATTAGCTACCAGGAGAAAGCGATTGCCGTCTATCCCTGTGCGGAAAGATGGAAATATTACGCGCGGCTGTCCCTTGAACGAGGTTATCTGGAAAATGCCGATTACGGGCTTGCCAAGGCACGCGAGTTTGGCCTCGCCTCCGCTCGCCTGCATGTCTTCGAGGCAGAAATTGCTTATAAGTGCAGGGATATCAAACGCTTGAAAAAAGTCTTGGCGCACCTTACAGCATCACAAAGCCTTCCCCCCGTTCTTCGTCGGCCCCTGGAGTATTGGCAATGCACTACCCCCGGTTAACTAAAAATGATCCTCCAGCGGACGTTGTCCTGTTGCTTGAGGGGACTTACCCCATGGTTCAGGGGGGCGTTGCTGGCTGGGTGGAGCAGTTGATAAAAGGCCTCCCCGATTGGCGATTTGCCGTGGTGTTTATCGGTAGCCGCAAGGAAAACTATGCGGAAATAAAATACGATATCCCTGATAACCTGGTGCATCTTGAGCTTCACTATTTGATGGATGGATCCGATCATGATGTGTTGGCAGGCTCCAGGCGACGCGGATGTCCCGCCGCTTTTGCTCGTTCTCGCGAGCTTCATGAGCAGTTGCGTAATGAAGATGTGCACGCTGGCGATGTCCTTGGTGATGTTGTCCGTTTGGTGAGTAACGGTGGCGCGCTGAACAGGGACAATTTCCTTCATGAAAAGCTTTCATGGAATGAAATCGTCAGAAACTACGAAGCGAATTGTAGTAAAACGTCATTTCTGGATTATTTCTGGACGATCAGAAACATGCATCTGCCCGTCTTTACGCTGGCTGAGATAGCCGGCCAGTTACCCAGGGGGCGGTGTTTTCATGCGGCCTCGACGGGATACGCTGGTTTTCTCGGGGCGATGGCGCATCATTTGACCGGGACGCCGTTGCTTGTCAGTGAACATGGTATCTATACCAAAGAGCGCCATATCGACCTGCTTGAAGCAGACTGGATTCATACGCCCAAAGACCCGTTAAGCCATGGTTTTAGTGCCGATACCGGCTATCTTCGTGATTTGTGGATTCGCTTTTTTCAAAGCCTCGGGCGAATGACCTATAGCGCCGCTGAGTCAGTGACTACGCTTTACGAAGGCAATCAGCAGCGTCAGATAAAAGATGGCGCGGACCCTGGCAAAACCTGCCTTATTCCCAACGGTATCCGTCTCGAGCGTTTCCGTCCATTGCGCGAAATGACGGCGGCTAATATGCGTCCTGTGGTTGTGTTGCTGGGACGAGTAACACCGATCAAGGATATCAAAACCTTCTTGCGAGCCGTAAAACACCTGCTTTATCGCATACCGGAAGCAGAAGCCTGGGTTGTCGGGCCTGACGGAGAAGATCCGGGTTACTCGCGGGAATGCCATGATCTGGCCGACCAGCTGATGCTGGGTGACCGGCTGCGCTTTCTGGGCTACCAGCGGATTGACGATATTCTGCCACAAGCCCGACTAGTGGTGCTGACATCAATCAGCGAGGCGCAGCCGCTCGTGATTCTGGAGTCCCTGGCCTCGGGAGTGCCCGTTGTAACCACGGACGTAGGGGCATGCCGAGAGATGGTGCTGGGTAACGGTAGCGCTGAACAGGCAGCCGGCAGGGTTGTGCCAATTGCGAACCCTGAAGCTACCGCCGGTGCCATGGCAGAGCTTTTGCTCTCTGAAAGCCGTTGGCAAAAGGCGCGCGATGTAGGCATTGAGCGTGTTGAGGCTCAGTATTCTGAAGCTCTGATGCTCAGCCGCTATGAGGCCTTGTATCGTGATGGTGCCAGGCAGGATGAAGCAGCGACGGATTTCGCTCAGGAAAGGACGCAATAATAGGCTCTTCGTCGTTAGGTGTGGAATTCGCCCCCTAAATTAGGCCAAAATATGGCCTCCACAACGACAGGAAATATGACATGGATGGCACTAAGATTCTGACCCTCGGCCTGGGCCTTGAAGCGCCCTGGATTCTCAAGGAGCAGCACCTGGATACCGCCGTGTCACCTCACCGCTTGAACCTCACCGTCGAGGCAGAACGTGGCAGCCTTTACCCTTGCCCCGAGTGTGGTGACGCTTGCCCGGCGCATGATTTTGCCGACAAGACCTGGCGGCACCTGAACTTCTTTCAACATCACTGCTATCTGCATGCGCGAGTGCCGCGCACCAAGTGCCCCACGCACGGCATTAAGCGGATCGAGGTCCCCTGGGCCCGCCCCGGTAGCGATTTCACCCTGTTGTTTGAGCAGGCCGCCATGGCTCTGGTCAGGGAGATGCCGGTGCTCGCCGCCGCTCGCCTGATAGAGATCACCGACAAGCGGTTATGGCGTATCGTGCATCACTATGTCGGGTGCATGCTCGACCAACTTGACCTCTCTCAGGTTAAGGCCGTGGGGCTTGATGAAACCGCCGCCAAGCGCGGCCATCGCTACGTCACCGTATTTCTGGATATGCAGCGCAAGAGCGAGCCGGTTGTCTTCGCGATACCCGGCCGTGGCAAGGCCACCGTCAAGGCCTTCAGCGAGTTTTTGGCTGCACATCAGGGCGACCCTCAGGCCGTTCAGGAAGTGGTCTGCGATATGTCGCCAGCCTTCCTCAAAGGCGTGGAAGAGCACCTGCCCAAGGCCGAGGTCACCGTCGACTGGTTTCATATCGTGCAGATCTTCACGCGCGCCCTTGATGACGTCAGAAAGCGTGAGCGGCGCGAGCAGGAACCCCCCAAGC
This window encodes:
- a CDS encoding PelD GGDEF domain-containing protein gives rise to the protein MKSVDYRIGEANHPIAVDGSAVRRPDDISLGMPGLLRRLLETLLLALLFPGLGLLLSPEDPLFMEQGIPWLLMVAPLLIGVRYGTSLALLAVAIEALLLGASTYDVETARWDADILLAGHVIALCVVAVLCGELSAQQRRKLRQMHVLNKAMAHRQESFLRHYHVLRVSHDQLVEHLAAAPFALRDTLTHLERQFCERLGARRGSLADVGNEVLLFIAQHSRIQRAALIMVDDQMRPQPPVAWLGAQCELSLQDAMLLESISSKKLISLRDMLSADANSPVAVIPLVDVDSRLHGVIVVIDMPFIDFSDSQMHMLTVIGARLGDLTGMAHQNRPDLKTSVRQWVKHAQHERLSSLLASVTFQPELNDKIPEVFWLIDSHRRGLDQAWCLTASDGTTTIVLLMPLSPAKDIQAYKERMAPLIEQTLESHAEATSIDWLYRAVDGTATADELLRALVDGEEMHASL
- the pelF gene encoding GT4 family glycosyltransferase PelF, whose amino-acid sequence is MHYPRLTKNDPPADVVLLLEGTYPMVQGGVAGWVEQLIKGLPDWRFAVVFIGSRKENYAEIKYDIPDNLVHLELHYLMDGSDHDVLAGSRRRGCPAAFARSRELHEQLRNEDVHAGDVLGDVVRLVSNGGALNRDNFLHEKLSWNEIVRNYEANCSKTSFLDYFWTIRNMHLPVFTLAEIAGQLPRGRCFHAASTGYAGFLGAMAHHLTGTPLLVSEHGIYTKERHIDLLEADWIHTPKDPLSHGFSADTGYLRDLWIRFFQSLGRMTYSAAESVTTLYEGNQQRQIKDGADPGKTCLIPNGIRLERFRPLREMTAANMRPVVVLLGRVTPIKDIKTFLRAVKHLLYRIPEAEAWVVGPDGEDPGYSRECHDLADQLMLGDRLRFLGYQRIDDILPQARLVVLTSISEAQPLVILESLASGVPVVTTDVGACREMVLGNGSAEQAAGRVVPIANPEATAGAMAELLLSESRWQKARDVGIERVEAQYSEALMLSRYEALYRDGARQDEAATDFAQERTQ
- a CDS encoding ISL3 family transposase yields the protein MDGTKILTLGLGLEAPWILKEQHLDTAVSPHRLNLTVEAERGSLYPCPECGDACPAHDFADKTWRHLNFFQHHCYLHARVPRTKCPTHGIKRIEVPWARPGSDFTLLFEQAAMALVREMPVLAAARLIEITDKRLWRIVHHYVGCMLDQLDLSQVKAVGLDETAAKRGHRYVTVFLDMQRKSEPVVFAIPGRGKATVKAFSEFLAAHQGDPQAVQEVVCDMSPAFLKGVEEHLPKAEVTVDWFHIVQIFTRALDDVRKRERREQEPPKHLRWAVLRNADAGNLTANQIAALQELMADQSATADAWIIKEKLRWIQQAPTLRGARWRITRFLNFAREAIAGKGLLSPMNKALNTLERHTDRVIRRWLSGLTNARLEGMNSLFQAARSRARGYRNESTFITMIYLIGSPVGSMLDQAKST